A genomic segment from Neodiprion lecontei isolate iyNeoLeco1 chromosome 1, iyNeoLeco1.1, whole genome shotgun sequence encodes:
- the LOC107223445 gene encoding dolichol-phosphate mannosyltransferase subunit 3 encodes MTKLMEWVFVATVFFSIWTAAITGSAQSTLLIKWRTPILYLPLTLIILFGLYAVSVVLYRTFTFNNCEEAAVELQREIKEARADLRSKGLALKED; translated from the exons ATGACAAAGCTTATGGAATGGGTTTTTGTGGCCACAGTATTTTTCAGTATATGGACAGCTGCAATCACTGGTAGTGCCCAATCGACACTCCTAATTAAATGGCGAACACCAATATTATACCTTCCCCTAACATTAATTATACTCTTTGGCTTATATGCTGTTAGTGTAGTTCTTTACCGAACTTTCACTTTCAACAATTGTGAAGAAGCTGCTGTAGAACTCCAAAGG GAAATCAAAGAAGCCAGAGCCGATCTTCGTAGCAAAGGCCTTGCACTTAAAGAAGATTAA
- the LOC107223439 gene encoding uncharacterized protein LOC107223439 yields MSLDYTNRWQPVENTVYERLIDNSLLHTLTLDKKILKQTKILNSKLKKRRNLREYKQFLFLKRQSVREFRDNHAETDDESDLDHESYKRIHAEKTKHQLHTFLKSCVRKTPSCTKKKSPQLIAKTRNKSSSLSKSSRSLLAAKSRSYSGENICKYLLRSRREVPTIERKAESPSQEIISSSSNSNINQDSTQTDDDAVKKIYDIKATSVQIGTIDSISLDSECKLAVISDSAAVNFLEQITTPELRDDAGNELGISLEFDDNSHESGNRKQDKYDVNTTIEDDVKTSRTNSKFLDNSKTGIKEKVDINHESDIDKPTDNLDRDSGNNSFSETDVLDDQHSMSPDNSIPDDGGNNGTITDKQTSNKTRQKIVTIKSNEATSNVILCEDLNTPQSESQYEISSRNEKLSDSNLDNETRLELGHSKNQHEDLNDEFHVESIVKNGRSKLKILAIDYYERGHKSFNERHLRRLSKLRTMSNCDYETLKHLDKFVESVLPSKDKQPLRYSEANEGCSLALNESCYLNSSADAEACSNILTSTQENLNVFGENELLPADEDQSQSDAFSEKCTSSDIQSQSFNQSLNGSISSFSSRTYDEDVRNTVKKQLLTEIENRLIDNQCNVENKSVSPEEEVLSTSSQRRKNIYKSTNEPLNTKNVLSSKANGFVKECNTLKVLSQNTGKHSDVGVCLLSSKPKRAKRRIVNSETDNHLSVNSPCASKQPQQHTNKQSEIILHEHKTPGESSNLLQPDKSKKVEHSPKRRHRPRNLQEFAVTEAVNQDTTKAYFRLKDISDDDEIWILDVPKMINPKDLENQTIILGGMSVLRFGDDCYKVSSKPSKGVCNLSCVLTTSKRKNDYKILNIRSKGRMKFCQKISVVSDSKLVPSELPSPKTTVPFPKNLKMRHPLFGATYEDKTS; encoded by the exons ATGAGTTTGGATTACACGAATCGTTGGCAGCCAGTGGAAAACACGGTGTATGAGAGGTTAATCGATAATTCTTTATTACACACATTGacattggataaaaaaatccttaagcaaacaaaaatcctgaattccaagttgaaaaaaagacgaaaCCTACGCGAGTACAAACAGTTTCTGTTCTTAAAGAGACAATCCGTTAGAGAGTTCAGGGATAACCATGCTGAAACGGACGATGAATCAGATCTAGATCATGAATCTTATAAAAGAATACATgcagaaaaaacgaaacatcAATTACACACCTTCCTCAAATCATGCGTGCGAAAAACACCATCatgcacgaagaaaaaatcgcCACAACTCATCGCGAAAACACGGAATAAATCTTCATCTCTCTCAAAATCTTCCAGATCACTTTTAGCAGCGAAATCTCGAAGTTATTCAggagaaaatatttgtaagtATCTACTTCGATCTCGACGAGAAGTACCAACAATTGAACGCAAAGCAGAATCACCGAGCcaagaaataatttcttcttcgAGTAACAGCAATATCAATCAAGACAGTACTCAAACAGATGATGatgcagtgaaaaaaatttatgatattAAAGCAACCAGTGTTCAAATCGGAACCATTGATAGCATCAGTTTGGATTCTGAATGCAAATTGGCTGTAATCAGCGATAGCGCAGCAGTAAATTTTCTCGAGCAAATAACTACACCGGAACTGCGAGATGATGCAGGTAATGAATTAGGAATATCTCTGGAGTTTGATGATAATTCTCACGAGTCTGGTAATCGCAAGCAGGACAAGTATGATGTTAATACCACTATTGAAGATGATGTAAAAACATCAAggacaaattcaaaattcctAGACAATTCGAAAACGGGTATTAAAGAAAAAGTCGATATCAATCATGAAAGTGATATTGATAAGCCCACTGACAACCTGGACCGAGATTCTGGTAATAATAGCTTTTCCGAAACGGATGTGTTGGATGATCAGCACAGCATGAGTCCTGACAACAGCATTCCTGATGATGGCGGTAATAATGGGACAATTACCGATAAACAGacttcaaataaaactcgaCAGAAAATTGTTACAATCAAATCCAATGAGGCCACAAGTAATGTCATCTTATGCGAAGACTTGAATACTCCTCAGTCAGAATCGCAATATGAAATTTCTTccagaaatgaaaaactgtCTGATAGCAACTTGGACAATGAAACACGCCTAGAGCTCGGACATAGCAAAAACCAACACGAGGATttaaatgatgaatttcatgTCGAAAGCATCGTGAAGAATGGTAGGAGTAAGCTGAAAATATTAGCAATTGACTATTATGAAAGAGGACATAAATCTTTTAATGAGCGTCACTTGAGAAGATTGAGTAAACTTCGGACCATGAGTAACTGTGACTATGAAACTTTGAAACATTTGGACAAGTTTGTCGAAAGTGTATTACCTTCAAAAGATAAGCAACCATTGAGATATAGCGAAGCAAATGAGGGTTGTAGTCTTGCTTTGAACGAATCATGTTATTTGAATTCGTCGGCAGATGCTGAAGCTTGCTCCAATATATTGACGTCTACTCAAGAGAATCTGAACGTATTTGGAGAAAATGAATTACTACCAGCAGACGAAGACCAATCACAAAGTGACGCTTTCTCTGAGAAATGTACATCATCGGACATTCAGTCACAAAGCTTTAATCAATCATTGAATGGCAGCATTTCGTCCTTTTCTAGCAGAACGTATGATGAAGATGTAAGGAATACTGTTAAAAAGCAATTACTTACGGAGATTGAAAATAGATTGATAGATAATCAATGTAATGTTGAGAATAAATCAGTGTCACCAGAGGAAGAAGTTCTTTCCACTTCAAGTCAAAGACGGAAGAACATCTACAAATCAACTAATGAACCATTAAACACTAAAAATGTACTGTCTTCAAAAGCCAATGGTTTCGTCAAAGAGTGTAATACATTGAAAGTTTTATCACAGAATACGGGAAAACATTCAGACGTCGGAGTGTGCTTGCTTTCTTCTAAGCCTAAACGGGCCAAAAGGCGAATTGTAAACAGTGAAACGGACAATCATCTCTCTGTAAATTCACCTTGTGCAAGCAAACAACCTCAACAACATACTAATAAACAATCCGAAATTATTTTGCATGAGCACAAAACTCCAGGTGAATCTTCGAACCTACTGCAACCagacaaaagtaaaaaagttGAACACTCACCGAAAAGAAGGCACAGGCCACGAAAT TTACAAGAATTTGCTGTCACAGAAGCTGTGAATCAGGATACAACAAAGGCTTATTTCCGATTGAAGGATATCAGCGACGATGATGAAATTTGGATACTGGATGTTCCAAAAATG ATCAATCCAAAAGATCTTGAGAATCAGACGATCATACTTGGAGGGATGAGTGTATTGAGATTTGGAGATGACTGCTACAAAGTTTCAAGCAAACCCAGTAAGGGGGTTTGCAATCTGTCCTGTGTGTTAACTACAAGCAAGCGAAAAAACGACTATAAAATAC ttaATATCCGATCTAAAGGCCGTATGAAGTTTTGTCAGAAGATCTCAGTTGTGTCTGATTCAAAATTAGTTCCTTCGGAACTGCCTTCTCCAAAGACAACTGTTCCGtttccgaaaaatttgaagatgaGACATCCGTTATTTGGTGCAACTTATGAAGATAAAACCTCATGA